In one Mucilaginibacter sp. PAMB04168 genomic region, the following are encoded:
- a CDS encoding FtsX-like permease family protein, which yields MLNNYFKTALRSLLKHKVFTIINIVGLAIGIGAALVIALVVQFDFSFDKFEPDGSRIYRVVSTYTYQGQTSFNSGVPVPLHRVMGSVSGLERAVPFRIYGQDQRIVVPAPNTAPGIFKNQENIIFCDRAYFEMLPYKWLAGSVATALQNPNRIVLTESRAKLYFPDLKPEQVLEKTVIYDDSLKMTVSGVVADLKENTDFNFHDFMSLATAANFKLRPSGGDTDGGYNETSWSSTSSYNQLFIKISKQSSARQTEAQLNTMLKNNLEKSSPGESQTLSLQPLSNLHFSSEYDNFDQRVVNKSVLHSLLGVAAFLLILACINFINLTTAQSSQRAREIGVRKTIGGTRQQLISQFLTETFLLTLIAAIISIGMAYLLLIMFADFIPAGISYSMIFTPGMLLFIFILIIVVAVISGFYPAVVMSSYQPVQVLKSNPKTSKGVSFGLRRGLTVTQFVIAQVFIMATILVSNQIHYMLNKDLGFKKDAVMYIRTPYKYANSNLKQVYLNKIKSIPQVETISLGSDAPSSNNSHSTAFSYQDGKTERETDVELKYADDNYLNVYQLKLLAGRNLQPHDSTGAYIINQTYCKFLGFQNPKQAVGKLVKVNDKEVPIIGVVADFYQRSLQYAIKPAAICFSTNNRFTRTLHIALKSGANSSANWKNALIKMESSWQEVFPDDDFEYRFVDESTARFYKAEQNTGKLLKWATGLSVLISCLGLLGLALYTTNQRTKEIGIRKILGATITQIVTLLSADFIKLIFVAFSIAAPVAWYAMSHWLQNYAYHINPGIWLFVGTILSTITVALLTMSLQTIKAAMANPVKSLRSE from the coding sequence ATGCTAAACAACTATTTTAAAACAGCGCTCCGCAGCCTGCTCAAGCACAAAGTTTTTACCATAATCAATATTGTGGGGCTGGCCATCGGCATTGGTGCGGCTTTAGTTATAGCCTTAGTGGTGCAATTCGATTTTAGCTTTGACAAGTTTGAACCAGATGGCAGCCGCATTTACCGGGTGGTATCTACTTACACTTACCAGGGCCAAACCAGCTTCAATTCGGGGGTACCTGTTCCTTTGCACCGTGTTATGGGTTCGGTTAGCGGCCTAGAACGGGCAGTACCCTTTCGCATCTATGGACAGGATCAGCGGATTGTAGTTCCGGCACCTAATACAGCTCCGGGCATTTTTAAAAACCAGGAAAACATCATTTTTTGCGACAGAGCATACTTCGAAATGCTGCCTTATAAATGGCTGGCCGGATCGGTTGCTACAGCATTGCAAAACCCAAACCGCATTGTACTTACCGAAAGCAGGGCCAAATTGTACTTCCCGGATCTAAAGCCTGAGCAAGTTTTAGAAAAAACAGTTATTTACGATGATTCGCTTAAAATGACGGTATCTGGCGTTGTAGCAGATCTTAAAGAAAATACCGATTTTAACTTTCATGACTTTATGAGCCTGGCCACCGCGGCAAATTTTAAACTAAGACCCAGCGGCGGCGATACAGATGGCGGTTACAACGAAACCAGTTGGAGCAGTACATCCTCTTATAATCAGCTTTTCATCAAAATTAGTAAGCAAAGTTCGGCCAGGCAAACAGAGGCCCAGTTGAATACTATGCTAAAAAATAATTTAGAGAAGAGTTCTCCCGGTGAAAGTCAAACCTTGAGCCTGCAACCACTCAGTAACCTGCATTTTAGTAGCGAGTATGACAACTTTGATCAGCGGGTGGTTAATAAATCTGTTTTGCACAGCTTATTGGGCGTGGCAGCATTTTTACTCATTTTGGCATGCATCAACTTTATTAATTTAACTACGGCTCAATCCTCACAAAGAGCACGAGAGATTGGCGTTCGCAAAACTATTGGTGGTACCCGGCAACAGCTTATAAGTCAATTTTTAACCGAAACTTTTTTGCTTACGCTTATTGCGGCTATCATTTCAATAGGCATGGCTTACCTGCTGCTCATTATGTTTGCCGATTTTATACCTGCCGGCATAAGCTACAGTATGATTTTTACCCCCGGCATGCTGCTGTTCATTTTTATTTTAATCATTGTTGTTGCTGTTATATCCGGTTTTTATCCTGCAGTGGTTATGTCATCATACCAACCGGTACAGGTACTTAAAAGTAATCCTAAAACAAGTAAAGGCGTATCATTCGGTTTGCGCAGGGGTCTTACCGTTACGCAGTTTGTAATTGCACAGGTATTTATTATGGCTACGATACTAGTAAGTAATCAAATACACTATATGCTTAATAAAGACCTAGGCTTTAAAAAGGATGCTGTAATGTATATACGTACGCCCTATAAATATGCAAACTCAAACTTAAAACAGGTTTACCTCAATAAGATCAAATCGATACCGCAAGTGGAAACTATAAGCCTTGGTAGTGATGCGCCATCATCAAACAACAGCCACTCTACTGCCTTTAGCTATCAAGATGGGAAAACAGAACGTGAAACCGATGTAGAGCTTAAGTATGCCGATGATAATTATCTAAATGTTTATCAGCTCAAGTTACTGGCCGGACGCAACCTGCAACCGCATGATAGCACAGGTGCTTATATTATTAACCAAACCTATTGTAAGTTTTTAGGCTTTCAAAACCCTAAACAAGCCGTCGGTAAACTGGTAAAAGTGAATGATAAAGAGGTGCCTATTATTGGTGTAGTTGCTGATTTTTACCAAAGATCATTACAGTATGCCATTAAGCCGGCGGCTATTTGCTTCAGTACTAACAATCGTTTTACCCGTACGTTGCACATTGCTTTAAAATCCGGCGCCAACAGTTCGGCAAACTGGAAAAATGCTTTGATAAAAATGGAATCCTCATGGCAGGAAGTTTTCCCCGACGATGATTTTGAATACCGCTTTGTGGATGAAAGCACAGCCCGCTTTTATAAAGCAGAGCAAAACACCGGTAAATTGCTTAAATGGGCTACAGGGCTTTCAGTTTTAATAAGTTGCCTGGGTTTGTTAGGACTGGCACTTTATACAACCAACCAGCGCACTAAAGAAATTGGCATACGTAAAATTTTGGGGGCCACTATTACTCAAATTGTAACCCTGCTTAGTGCCGACTTTATAAAATTGATTTTTGTAGCGTTTTCGATAGCTGCACCCGTAGCCTGGTACGCCATGAGCCACTGGCTGCAAAATTACGCCTATCATATCAACCCGGGCATTTGGCTGTTTGTTGGCACTATATTATCAACCATTACGGTAGCCTTGCTAACTATGAGCCTGCAAACCATTAAAGCAGCAATGGCTAATCCCGTTAAGAGCTTAAGGAGCGAGTGA
- a CDS encoding ABC transporter permease: protein MLKNYFRTAVRSLLKNKVFTLINIVGLAIGISAAIVIYLVVQYDFNFDKAHLNGDRIYRVVSNFNFQGMQGYNSGVPAPLGAAVASQVTGLAQAAPFFMYDYNTKVSITGSQPQPAVFKKQKQIILTDGSYFKLIKYKWLAGSANQSFKQPYKVVLTQSRAKLYFPDLNNASIIGKLITYNDSVKVTVSGIVEDLEQTTDFTFHDFISLATAIHNKNLLPNYYSHDWNNTSSSDQLMIKVSKNASVKQVEKQVNDIYYQNSANKKMSRTQSFALQPLADIHFNANYDNFDQRIANKKVLYGLLGVAAFLLILGCINFINLNTAQSAQRAKEIGIRKTIGGTRRQLIGQFLTETLLLTLAATLVSALLAGYLLQVFSDFIPAGVTYAMMFTPRVFGFLVALIIIITLLSGLYPAMVMSDYQPIEIIKNQRGATAGKGNKHYLRKGLTVAQFVIAQFFVMGTLLVSSQIHYLLNKDLGFKKDALLYVQAPYSKMNTNLEQVFVNKLRAIPQISQISLGSEPPSSSSTMSTHMTYRDGKKETETVVYLKYGDQNFFNIYGLTLLAGRSPQMRDTSSGIVINETYAKELGFSKPDNVVGKYIESNGNHLQIVGVVKDFHQISLRAPILPLALATNGQRNYNRVVHMALRSGTDGSKLWPKAIRQIEKAWNEVYPGEDFEYNFVDDTIANFYKAEQNTGRLLNWATGLSVFISCLGLLGLAIHTTSQRTKEIGIRKVMGATISQIVTILSFDFVKLIVLAFVIAMPIAWYALNQWLQSFAYHTSLSLWLFVGTIGVTISIALLTMSLQTVKAAMVNPVKSLRSE, encoded by the coding sequence ATGCTTAAAAATTACTTCAGGACCGCTGTACGCAGCCTTTTAAAGAACAAAGTTTTTACGCTTATAAATATAGTGGGACTGGCCATTGGTATTAGTGCTGCTATTGTAATTTACCTGGTGGTGCAGTATGATTTTAATTTTGACAAGGCGCATCTAAACGGCGACCGCATCTACCGCGTGGTATCTAACTTTAATTTTCAGGGGATGCAGGGCTACAACTCGGGCGTGCCCGCACCATTGGGAGCAGCTGTAGCCAGCCAGGTTACCGGCCTAGCGCAGGCAGCCCCCTTTTTTATGTATGATTACAATACAAAAGTAAGCATCACCGGCAGCCAGCCGCAGCCTGCTGTTTTCAAAAAACAAAAGCAAATCATACTTACCGACGGATCGTACTTTAAACTTATTAAATATAAGTGGCTGGCCGGTTCGGCCAATCAATCTTTTAAACAGCCTTATAAAGTTGTACTCACCCAAAGCCGGGCAAAGCTGTACTTTCCTGATTTAAACAATGCCAGTATTATAGGCAAACTCATCACTTATAATGATAGCGTTAAGGTGACCGTATCTGGCATTGTAGAAGATCTGGAGCAAACCACCGATTTTACCTTTCATGATTTTATAAGCCTGGCCACTGCAATTCATAACAAAAACCTGCTCCCTAACTATTATAGCCACGATTGGAACAACACTTCATCAAGCGATCAGCTGATGATTAAGGTCAGCAAAAATGCTTCTGTTAAACAGGTTGAAAAACAGGTTAACGATATTTATTACCAGAACAGTGCAAACAAGAAGATGAGCCGCACCCAATCCTTTGCCTTGCAGCCCCTAGCCGATATTCACTTTAATGCAAACTATGACAACTTTGACCAGCGTATTGCCAATAAGAAAGTGTTGTACGGCTTACTGGGCGTAGCTGCGTTCTTACTTATACTGGGTTGTATCAACTTTATTAACCTAAACACCGCACAATCGGCACAACGAGCCAAGGAGATAGGCATCCGTAAAACCATAGGCGGTACCCGCCGGCAGCTCATAGGTCAGTTCTTGACCGAAACCTTGTTGCTTACCTTGGCGGCTACATTAGTGTCGGCCTTATTGGCGGGGTATCTGTTACAAGTTTTCAGTGATTTTATCCCGGCAGGTGTTACTTATGCCATGATGTTTACGCCTCGTGTATTTGGTTTTTTGGTGGCTTTGATAATTATCATCACGCTACTTTCGGGCCTGTACCCAGCTATGGTTATGTCGGACTATCAACCTATCGAGATCATAAAAAATCAGCGGGGAGCAACAGCCGGTAAAGGCAATAAGCATTACTTACGCAAAGGGCTTACCGTAGCGCAGTTTGTAATAGCACAATTTTTTGTGATGGGTACCCTACTAGTGAGCAGCCAGATCCATTACCTACTCAACAAAGATCTGGGATTTAAAAAAGATGCCTTGCTTTATGTACAAGCACCTTACAGCAAGATGAATACTAATTTGGAACAGGTATTTGTGAATAAACTTAGAGCTATACCACAAATTTCCCAAATTAGTTTAGGCAGCGAACCGCCATCCTCAAGCAGCACCATGTCAACCCACATGACCTACAGAGACGGCAAAAAAGAAACCGAAACGGTTGTGTATTTAAAATACGGCGATCAGAATTTTTTTAATATTTACGGCCTTACACTATTAGCGGGCCGCAGCCCGCAAATGCGCGACACTTCCAGCGGTATTGTTATTAATGAAACATACGCCAAAGAACTAGGCTTCTCGAAACCCGACAATGTGGTTGGAAAATATATAGAGTCTAACGGCAATCACCTACAGATAGTGGGTGTAGTAAAAGATTTTCACCAGATATCGCTTCGTGCCCCTATATTACCGCTGGCACTGGCAACCAATGGCCAACGTAATTATAACCGCGTAGTACATATGGCCCTACGGTCTGGTACGGATGGCAGCAAATTGTGGCCCAAGGCCATCAGGCAAATTGAAAAAGCCTGGAATGAGGTTTATCCAGGTGAAGATTTTGAATACAACTTTGTAGATGATACCATAGCCAATTTTTACAAAGCCGAACAAAATACCGGCAGGCTGCTTAACTGGGCCACCGGCCTTTCGGTTTTTATTAGCTGTTTGGGTCTACTGGGACTGGCTATTCATACTACAAGCCAGCGTACCAAAGAAATTGGCATACGCAAGGTAATGGGCGCTACCATAAGCCAGATAGTAACCATATTAAGTTTCGATTTTGTGAAGCTAATTGTATTGGCCTTTGTAATTGCCATGCCTATTGCCTGGTATGCGCTAAACCAATGGTTACAAAGCTTTGCATACCACACCTCGCTTAGCTTATGGCTGTTTGTGGGCACTATAGGCGTTACTATTAGCATTGCCTTATTAACCATGAGCCTGCAAACCGTAAAAGCCGCCATGGTCAATCCTGTGAAGAGCTTAAGAAGCGAGTAA
- a CDS encoding TraB/GumN family protein, whose product MKKFVLRAACLVFVMYGSICSAKAQTKGLLWQITGKGIKQPTYLYGTIHLFDTSLYRIPQPVMAKLAQTKKVYFELDFGKLNPIELVQYAMVTDSTQYLNKLLDSASLHKLQEVAKTSPMMQMIGPAMYRLKPLFLTTLLLNNGKAVTIDMEMYNKAKTLHAQVGGLETVAEQMQALNAIPVTTQAKMMQDFLKTYTSADAMIKKLTELYVKQDTKMLLKEMNDDAPLDASFNEALLIKRNVVMINCMLPLFGKGSLMVAVGAGHLGSDEGLIALLRKKGYQLKSIPFVFTKAH is encoded by the coding sequence ATGAAAAAATTTGTGTTGCGTGCCGCCTGCCTTGTGTTTGTTATGTATGGCAGTATTTGTTCTGCTAAAGCGCAAACCAAGGGCTTGTTATGGCAAATCACCGGTAAGGGCATCAAACAGCCCACTTACCTTTACGGTACCATTCATTTGTTCGATACTTCCCTTTACCGTATACCACAGCCGGTAATGGCTAAACTGGCACAAACCAAAAAGGTGTACTTTGAGCTCGATTTTGGCAAGCTCAATCCGATAGAGTTGGTGCAATATGCCATGGTGACTGATAGCACTCAATATTTAAATAAGCTGCTGGACTCTGCATCGCTCCATAAACTGCAGGAGGTTGCCAAAACATCGCCCATGATGCAAATGATCGGGCCGGCTATGTATCGTTTAAAGCCTCTGTTTTTAACAACCTTGCTACTCAATAATGGCAAAGCCGTTACCATTGATATGGAAATGTACAATAAGGCAAAAACGTTGCATGCGCAAGTGGGCGGACTGGAAACTGTAGCTGAGCAAATGCAGGCATTAAATGCGATACCAGTAACCACCCAGGCCAAAATGATGCAAGACTTTCTGAAAACCTATACATCTGCCGATGCGATGATTAAAAAGCTGACCGAGTTGTACGTAAAGCAAGATACCAAAATGCTGCTAAAAGAAATGAACGATGATGCACCGTTAGATGCCAGCTTTAACGAAGCCCTGCTTATTAAACGCAACGTAGTTATGATTAACTGCATGCTTCCCTTGTTTGGCAAAGGCAGCCTAATGGTTGCTGTAGGTGCAGGCCACCTGGGTAGCGATGAAGGTTTGATTGCCTTACTGCGCAAAAAAGGGTATCAGCTTAAAAGTATACCCTTTGTATTTACCAAAGCACATTAA
- a CDS encoding MBL fold metallo-hydrolase — translation MIITFLGTGTSQGVPVIACECEVCTSADKHDKRLRTSILVEAEGKVIVIDSGPDFRYQMLRAGVKHLDAVVFTHEHKDHTAGLDDIRAFNYIQQTPMDVYAVPRVQEALKREFSYIFAEYQYPGIPKLNLHTIGLDPFKVGPLKFTPIEVMHYRLPVLGFRIADFTYITDAKTITEKETEKIYGSKTLVVNALQKEAHISHFTLDEAIAFAQKIGAETTYFTHISHRLGKYADVSRELPENIKLAYDGLKLEL, via the coding sequence GTGATCATTACTTTTTTAGGAACCGGAACATCACAAGGCGTACCTGTTATTGCCTGCGAGTGCGAAGTGTGCACCTCTGCTGATAAGCACGACAAGCGACTGCGCACCTCCATATTAGTGGAAGCTGAAGGTAAGGTAATTGTTATAGATAGCGGCCCGGATTTTAGGTACCAAATGCTGCGCGCCGGTGTAAAACACCTGGATGCTGTAGTGTTTACCCATGAGCACAAAGATCATACAGCCGGTTTAGATGATATACGCGCGTTTAACTACATACAGCAAACGCCTATGGACGTTTACGCAGTGCCGCGGGTGCAGGAAGCGCTAAAGCGGGAGTTTTCTTACATATTTGCTGAGTATCAGTATCCGGGTATACCCAAACTTAACCTGCATACTATAGGCTTAGATCCTTTCAAGGTAGGCCCCCTTAAGTTTACCCCTATAGAAGTGATGCATTACCGGTTGCCGGTATTGGGTTTCCGCATAGCAGATTTTACTTATATAACTGATGCTAAAACGATAACTGAAAAAGAAACGGAAAAAATCTACGGTAGTAAGACTTTGGTGGTAAACGCACTGCAAAAGGAAGCCCACATATCACATTTTACTTTAGATGAAGCTATTGCTTTTGCACAGAAAATAGGAGCTGAAACTACCTATTTTACGCACATCAGCCATCGACTTGGCAAATATGCCGATGTATCTCGAGAACTGCCCGAGAACATTAAGTTAGCCTATGATGGCCTGAAGCTGGAGTTATAG
- a CDS encoding NAD(P)/FAD-dependent oxidoreductase — MSNADVLIIGAGAAGLMAAHTLAKAGKKIIVLEALNRTGGRIHTVDDTVFFKHAELGAEFVHGDLPVTLSLLNEAGITYRPAGGEMWQYRDGTFTKNAGMVEGWDLLMEKLNALQEDMNLDEFLKQYFADVKFEALKESVRKFAAGYDTSDPSRVSTLALRNEWNNEDEGAQHRIDGGYCHLIQYLVSSIKQAGGTLLLNAPVARVQWQFGQATAVTADNESFNAPKIIFALPLGVWQAPADAKGAITFEPAVPDQMQALRRLGFGAIIKILLQFDEAFWEDAATEELAGKSLANMGFLFSDEAVPTWWTQAPEHSTLLTGWLGGPAAAEWKDKSDEEILIESLQSLAHIFNRSPEALREKLQACHVANWTAEPYIYGSYAYDTVDTINALQVLNKHVDNTLYFAGEFMYQGPAMGTVEAALTSGKYTAEKVLKYG, encoded by the coding sequence ATGAGCAATGCAGACGTACTCATTATCGGAGCAGGTGCGGCGGGTCTTATGGCGGCCCATACATTAGCCAAAGCTGGTAAAAAGATAATTGTATTGGAAGCCCTTAACCGTACCGGCGGACGGATACACACTGTTGACGATACCGTGTTTTTTAAACATGCCGAACTCGGCGCCGAGTTTGTACATGGTGATTTACCTGTTACCCTAAGCTTGCTTAACGAAGCAGGTATTACCTACAGGCCGGCCGGAGGCGAAATGTGGCAGTACCGCGACGGCACCTTTACCAAAAATGCCGGTATGGTTGAGGGCTGGGACCTGCTGATGGAAAAGCTTAATGCCCTGCAGGAGGATATGAACCTGGATGAATTTCTAAAGCAGTACTTTGCCGATGTTAAATTTGAAGCGTTAAAAGAATCAGTACGCAAATTTGCTGCTGGCTACGATACCAGCGATCCATCACGTGTAAGTACCTTAGCGTTGCGCAATGAGTGGAACAATGAAGACGAGGGTGCTCAACACCGTATCGATGGGGGATACTGTCATCTGATACAGTATCTTGTTAGTTCCATTAAACAAGCAGGTGGCACTTTGCTGCTGAATGCGCCGGTTGCGCGTGTGCAATGGCAATTCGGCCAGGCAACGGCTGTGACGGCCGATAACGAAAGCTTTAACGCTCCAAAAATTATTTTTGCGCTGCCTTTAGGTGTTTGGCAGGCACCTGCGGATGCAAAGGGCGCTATTACCTTTGAGCCGGCTGTACCCGATCAAATGCAGGCGTTGCGGCGGTTGGGTTTTGGCGCCATTATAAAAATATTACTGCAATTTGATGAGGCGTTTTGGGAGGATGCAGCCACCGAGGAGCTGGCTGGAAAAAGCCTTGCCAATATGGGCTTTTTGTTTTCTGATGAGGCTGTCCCAACCTGGTGGACACAAGCTCCTGAACACAGTACTTTGTTAACCGGCTGGCTTGGCGGACCAGCAGCTGCCGAATGGAAAGATAAATCAGACGAAGAAATATTGATAGAATCGCTGCAATCACTGGCACACATCTTTAACCGTAGTCCCGAAGCTTTAAGGGAAAAATTGCAAGCCTGTCATGTGGCTAACTGGACCGCCGAACCATACATATATGGCTCCTACGCTTATGACACGGTTGATACCATTAATGCATTACAAGTGTTAAATAAGCATGTTGATAATACACTATATTTTGCGGGTGAGTTTATGTACCAGGGCCCGGCAATGGGTACGGTTGAGGCGGCACTTACCAGCGGGAAATATACCGCTGAGAAAGTTTTAAAATACGGCTAG
- a CDS encoding TolC family protein gives MAQQKVTLSMRDAVQLGVENYPAIKAKQNQVNSSKAYLKETRTEYLPDLNFSAQNAYGTINGQNGPLVGYRGLAVSSSGPALNHQNWNAAFGALYLTNVNWDFFAFGRAAERIKVQKRVVDRDEADLGQQQFQHKIRVAAAYLNVLAAQRLVKVQQDNLNRTLEIRRVIVARVKNGLNPGVDSSLANTEVSNAKIQLTNAQTNEQEQVNQLSQYLGYNTPPLDFVLDSTFLVKNPSAPGKPSQINEQNHPVLQFYRNRIQVSDEQARYQKTFALPTFSFIGTFQGRGSGFTLAPAINTPVAYSADYFRGVEPTRFNYLIGIATSWNFTSLFRTRYQVQSQKFTSLQYQDEYDLVNQQLRNQQVLAETRISNALKNAQEAPVQIRSANEAYLQKVTLYRNGLATITDFQQALYTLYRAETNNYIAYNNVWQALLFKAASTGDFDLFINNF, from the coding sequence ATGGCGCAGCAAAAAGTTACTTTGAGCATGAGGGATGCCGTGCAGCTTGGCGTTGAAAATTATCCGGCTATCAAAGCCAAACAAAATCAGGTTAACTCATCTAAAGCATATCTAAAAGAAACCCGGACAGAGTATCTGCCTGATCTTAACTTTTCGGCTCAAAATGCATATGGTACTATTAATGGGCAAAATGGTCCGTTGGTAGGATATCGTGGCCTGGCAGTTTCATCATCCGGCCCTGCCTTAAATCATCAAAACTGGAATGCCGCTTTCGGTGCCCTGTATCTAACTAACGTAAACTGGGATTTTTTTGCTTTTGGCCGTGCTGCCGAGCGTATTAAAGTGCAGAAGCGTGTGGTTGATCGTGACGAGGCCGACTTAGGGCAGCAGCAGTTTCAGCATAAAATAAGGGTAGCAGCCGCCTACTTAAACGTGCTGGCTGCGCAGCGCCTTGTAAAAGTACAACAAGACAACCTGAATCGTACATTGGAAATCCGCCGCGTTATTGTAGCGCGTGTGAAAAATGGCCTAAATCCGGGTGTTGATTCATCACTGGCCAATACCGAAGTATCGAATGCTAAAATACAGCTGACTAATGCACAAACCAATGAGCAGGAACAGGTAAATCAACTGTCACAGTATTTGGGATATAACACCCCGCCGCTGGATTTTGTGCTGGACAGTACTTTCCTGGTTAAAAATCCAAGCGCCCCGGGTAAGCCGTCGCAAATCAATGAGCAAAATCATCCGGTGTTGCAATTTTATAGAAACCGTATTCAGGTGAGCGACGAGCAAGCCCGGTATCAAAAAACATTTGCCTTGCCTACATTTTCTTTTATTGGTACGTTTCAGGGTCGTGGCTCGGGCTTTACCCTGGCGCCGGCTATCAACACGCCGGTAGCCTACTCTGCCGATTATTTCAGAGGGGTTGAGCCAACCCGCTTTAATTACCTTATCGGTATAGCTACCTCCTGGAACTTTACCAGTTTGTTTCGCACCAGGTACCAGGTACAGTCGCAAAAGTTTACATCCCTGCAGTACCAGGACGAGTACGATTTGGTGAACCAGCAATTGCGCAACCAGCAGGTACTGGCCGAAACCCGCATCAGTAATGCCTTAAAGAATGCACAGGAAGCACCTGTACAAATCAGGTCGGCTAATGAGGCTTATTTGCAAAAGGTAACACTTTACCGAAACGGACTGGCAACCATTACCGATTTTCAGCAGGCACTTTACACTTTGTACAGGGCCGAAACCAACAACTATATCGCTTATAACAATGTGTGGCAAGCTTTACTGTTCAAGGCAGCCTCAACCGGCGATTTCGATTTATTCATCAATAATTTTTAA